In the genome of Macrobrachium nipponense isolate FS-2020 chromosome 42, ASM1510439v2, whole genome shotgun sequence, one region contains:
- the LOC135213227 gene encoding uncharacterized protein K02A2.6-like has protein sequence MVSAITENLQEQYTIDEKIVEEAALNDPACQLLVARVTAGDWNPKKSQEIACLRPFYGVRECLSTSGNLVTYCFNDSCIHLVIPGGLHHQVTANLHTGHQGLDIMLRRARHSVYWPGIEGELRRHRSQCTSRDAHSPSLPAEVMKMTPAPEYPFQQTVMDLFQLEGLTYMAYCDRLTGWLEIAHFPNGTSSAKVMTKLRNYLAQWGAPDGELTYAHHLPTTHSQMGGPRLWLSPQRG, from the coding sequence ATGGTGTCAGCAATTACAGAAAACCTGCAGGAGCAGTACACCATAGATGAGAAAATTGTTGAAGAGGCTGCCCTGAACGACCCAGCATGTCAGCTACTAGTTGCTAGAGTGACTGCAGGGGACTGGAACCCGAAGAAATCCCAAGAAATTGCATGTTTGAGGCCCTTCTACGGCGTCAGGGAATGTTTATCTACATCTGGCAACCTGGTCACATACTGTTTCAATGACAGCTGCATCCACCTTGTCATCCCTGGAGGGCTCCACCATCAGGTAACCGCCAACCTTCATACTGGACATCAAGGCCTAGATATAATGTTGAGAAGAGCGAGACATTCAGTCTATTGGCCGGGCATCGAGGGTGAGCTCCGGCGTCATCGTTCACAGTGTACATCACGTGACGCCCACTCACCATCACTGCCTGCCGAAGTCATGAAGATGACCCCTGCCCCAGAGTATCCATTCCAACAGACTGTCATGGACCTGTTTCAGCTTGAAGGACTCACGTACATGGCATACTGCGACAGGCTTACAGGCTGGCTAGAAATAGCCCACTTCCCTAATGGCACCTCATCTGCAAAGGTCATGACAAAACTCAGGAATTACTTAGCTCAATGGGGAGCACCTGATGGAGAGTTGACATACGCCCATCATCTGCCCACTACCCACAGTCAAATGGGAGGGCCGAGGCTGTGGTTAAGTCCACAAAGAGGATAA
- the LOC135213228 gene encoding uncharacterized protein LOC135213228, translating to MHLLTEKLVWHRIWKDLREGARNCVPCQSSKVSHHTESGVDKFPQPKRRLSHIHIDVVGPLPSSEGTRYLLTVIDRSTRWTEATLMMEAITSAEALLSSWISLFGVPDDITMDFGPAFLLKLWAALAHLMGSSHCSTTAYNPTTNGMVERVH from the coding sequence ATGCACCTCCTGACAGAGAAGTTGGTATGGCACAGAATCTGGAAGGACTTGCGGGAAGGGGCCAGGAACTGCGTCCCTTGTCAGTCTAGCAAGGTCAGCCATCACACTGAATCGGGTGTAGACAAGTTCCCACAACCCAAACGGAGGCTCAGTCACATCCACATAGATGTCGTAGGCCCTCTGCCTTCATCTGAGGgcaccagatacctcctgacggtcATTGATCGGTCCACCAGATGGACTGAAGCAACCCTGATGATGGAAGCTATCACCAGTGCTGAAGCCCTCCTCTCTAGTTGGATCAGCCTTTTTGGAGTGCCAGACGACATCACAATGGACTTCGGACCTGCCTTCCTGTTGAAATTGTGGGCCGCACTGGCCCATCTGATGGGGTCATCGCACTGCAGCACCACTGCCTACAACCCCACGAccaacggcatggtggaaagAGTCCACTGA